The Xiphias gladius isolate SHS-SW01 ecotype Sanya breed wild chromosome 9, ASM1685928v1, whole genome shotgun sequence genome window below encodes:
- the frmpd2 gene encoding FERM and PDZ domain-containing protein 2 — protein sequence MGTFVTLAEVLEARGLPLDEDEVWCLLLATTEALLDIYKKRSGNMCSVLSPGSVLLSANGSLAFKSCVRYEDIASFMAPEVQQAHAASTRTPAEKMVVYSLGMTLYWCIDYHLPQNQPVQLSAELEGLLLSMCEDMVVRRTDLLTVLETCELHHKAAMLPPTERLVRQLVEDVYRNSVDHVSMAENGSQLTDRSQMVRDRLHRGSFSNSTWALKKKISRTFSGASYPSEHTGTPSGGRHRESYGSWQQLTRSPCSPYMEGNRHANLRSLTQFESTMSLNDKKVKDMGPEFFRTLDEPLVVLELPGSIVSKKGKSLTTQRELSVVMPNGQSILVKCEVKSRGGDVFDMIVAHSNLMEHFYFGLAYTYDNEFFFVDNDTKISKVAPDSWKKVPTATFVLFFRVKFFVSDISLLLHKQTRHQFYLQLRRDLLEDRLSCHEETALYLGALALQAEYGDCMPEVYGRNYYRPDQYVSKSVMEKRALPYIQEELLRLHTNNAQMLTDESELEFLKVCQQLPEYGVLFHRVMRERKPLEGEIILGICAKGITIYEVKDSCRSTSQHFNWRETAIISSNRRKFVVESRGSKKKYTFITDRSKIAEYLCNLCSAQHKFNNEMNSRQLSHSLVSESNIVQYAAVCRARSSRLKSFSCSETPQDESGLTTPQDESLTKLCDDVAARIEARIKQQRQSLNEQSTCSSSQRSSTGMRSPAFSQRSGSEAPSSSPTVRETQTKLGSSSEREVICVSLKKDPKLGLGIVIVGEDTVGHYDLGIFVTSIVPGGPADKDGRIRPGGRLISLNHISLEGVTFSDAAEVMQSSPEEVQLIVSQPKVPLSPNSVRSPLLRNYESQTTLMADGRSGDDSLDDIVSVMMTPKTGNRLHVPCEVRALGAQDSCSLSSSLNCVRPEEITVELRKIAGSLGISISGGVNTNLRNGGIYIKSLVPGGAAERDGRVHTGDRLLEVDGVSFQGFTYQQAVECLSKTGEVVTLVVERELMNLPRVSLSADTSSVSNQSLSPATSQLRLNSCSPVSTPPNTIRDRPRDYSFVTDDNTQEVTLTKSANGLGFSFLMCELDPPTRDFGSLVRIKQLFPGQPAQQSGRIQEGDVLLAINGQSLKELSYPKVLRLFKTSPPEVRLTLYRPAPGILPSINQFTGT from the exons ATGGGTACGTTTGTGACCCTGGCAGAGGTATTGGAGGCCCGGGGTTTACCCTTGGATGAGGATGAGGTCTGGTGTCTGCTGCTCGCCACCACTGAGGCCCTACTGGACATCTACAAAAAAC GTTCAGGCAACATGTGCAGTGTGCTAAGCCCAGGCTCGGTGCTACTTTCAGCCAATGGGAGTCTGGCCTTCAAGAGCTGTGTGCGATATGAAGACATCGCCTCGTTCATGGCTCCTGAGGTCCAGCAGGCTCACGCTGCCTCCACAAGGACTCCAGCTGAAAAG ATGGTTGTGTACTCCCTAGGGATGACTCTTTACTGGTGCATTGATTATCATCTACCTCAAAATCAG CCAGTCCAGCTGAGTGCAGAGCTGGAGGGTTTGCTGCTTAGTATGTGTGAGGACATGGTGGTGAGAAGGACCGACCTCCTGACGGTGCTGGAGACCTGTGAGCTTCACCACAAGGCCGCGATGCTGCCTCCTACTGAACGCCTCGTAAGACAGCTGGTTGAAGATGTCTACAGAAACTCA GTTGATCATGTGTCCATGGCTGAAAATGGATCCCAGCTAACAGACCGCAGTCAAATGGTCAGGGACAGATTACACA GGGGCTCTTTTAGTAACTCAACATGGGCTCTGAAGAAGAAGATTTCTAGAACATTCTCAGGAGCATCTTATCCATCAGAGCACACAGG GACTCCCTCGGGTGGTCGACACAGAGAGAGTTATGGCAGCTGGCAGCAACTGACCCGCAGCCCCTGTAGTCCGTACATGGAAGGTAATCGACACGCCAACTTGAGATCCCTCACGCAGTTTGAGTCCACAATGAGTCTCAATGACAAGAAAGTCAAG GACATGGGCCCTGAGTTTTTTCGAACGTTAGATGAGCCACTGGTTGTCTTGGAGCTGCCTGGATCTATTGTG TCAAAGAAAGGGAAATCTCTAACCACCCAGAGAGAGCTGAGTGTGGTGATGCCAAACGGTCAGAGCATCCTGGTCAAATGCGAGGTGAAATCCCGAGGAGGAGACGTCTTTGACATGATTGTGGCTCACTCCAACCTGATGGAACATTTCTACTTTGGCCTTGCTTACACTTATG ATAAtgagtttttctttgtggaCAACGACACCAAGATTTCCAAAGTTGCTCCAGATAGCTGGAAGAAAGTGCCTACAGCCacctttgttcttttcttcaggGTCAAATTCTTTGTCAGTgacatttctcttctttt GCACAAACAGACCCGCCACCAGTTTTACCTCCAGCTCAGGAGAGACCTTTTGGAGGACAGGCTGTCCTGCCATGAGGAGACTGCTTTGTACCTGGGAGCTCTGGCCTTGCAGGCGGAGTATGGAGACTGCATGCCTGAG GTGTACGGTAGGAACTACTACCGCCCTGACCAGTATGTCTCCAAGAGTGTGATGGAGAAACGTGCCTTGCCTTACATTCAAGAAGAGCTGCTACGACTTCACACCAACAACGCTCAGATGCTCACTGACGAATCAGAGCTCGAGTTCCTCAAG GTGTGTCAGCAGTTGCCCGAATATGGTGTGTTGTTCCACCGTGTTATGCGTGAGAGAAAGCCTTTAGAGGGAGAGATTATCCTCGGGATTTGTGCCAAAGGAATCACTATCTATGAGGTTAAAGACAGCTGCAGATCCACCAGTCAGCATTTCAACTGGAGGGAGACTGCAATCATCTCCTCTAAT AGGCGTAAATTTGTAGTAGAGAGCCGTGGCAGCAAGAAGAAGTACACCTTCATCACAGATAGATCGAAGATAGCCGAATACCTGTGTAACCTATGTTCAGCCCAGCACAAGTTCAACAATGAGATGAACTCTCGCCAGCTCAGCCACAGCCTGGTCTCAG AGTCAAACATTGTGCAGTATGCAGCAGTGTGTCGTGCCCGAAGCAGCCGGCTCAAGTCCTTCTCATGTTCGGAGACACCACAGGACGAAAGTGGTCTTACCACGCCTCAGGATGAGTCCCTGACCAAGCTGTGTGACGACGTCGCAGCCAGGATCGAGGCTCGCATTAAACAGCAGCGCCAGAGCCTCAATGAGCAGAG TACCTGCTCCAGCAGTCAGCGCAGCAGCACTGGTATGCGTTCCCCAGCATTCTCTCAGAGGAGTGGATCTGAAGCCCCATCCAGTTCTCCAACAGTCAGAG AAACCCAAACTAAACTGGGGTCATCATCAGAGAGAGAAGTCATATGTGTTTCCTTAAAGAAAGACCCAAAGCTTGGCCTCG GTATAGTGATAGTGGGAGAGGACACTGTGGGGCATTATGACTTGGGCATCTTTGTTACCTCCATTGTGCCTGGTGGACCAGCTGATAAGGATGGACGTATCAGACCAG GTGGTCGTCTGATCTCTCTGAACCACATCAGCCTGGAGGGCGTCACCTTCAGCGATGCAGCAGAGGTCATGCAGAGCAGCCCTGAGGAGGTGCAGCTCATTGTCTCACAGCCAAAAg TCCCCCTCAGTCCCAACAGCGTGCGCTCTCCTCTGTTGAGGAATTACGAATCCCAGACCACACTGATGGCAGACGGCCGATCGGGAGACGACAGCCTGGATGACATCGTTTCGGTCATGATGACGCCGAAGACTGGCAACAGGCTGCACGTCCCCTGTGAAGTACGAGCCCTTGGTGCACAG GAcagctgctctctgtcttcctctctaaACTGTGTGAGGCCTGAGGAGATCACTGTGGAGCTCAGGAAGATAGCGGGAAGCCTGGGCATTAGCATCTCT GGTGGTGTCAACACTAACCTTCGTAATGGAGGAATCTACATCAAGAGCCTGGTTCCAGGAGGGGCTGCTGAGAGAGACGGACGGGTACATACAG GTGACAGACTGTTGGAGGTGGATGGGGTTAGCTTCCAGGGCTTCACCTATCAGCAGGCTGTGGAGTGTCTGAGTAAAACTGGAGAG gTGGTGACCTTGGTCGTGGAGAGGGAGCTGATGAACCTGCCCAGGGTTTCTCTCAGTGCAGACACCAGCAGTGTGTCCAATCAGAGCCTCAGTCCAGCTACCAGCCAGCTGAGACTTAACAGCTGCTCGCCTGTCAGCACCCCTCCGAACACGATCAGGGACCGGCCAAGGGACTACAGCTTTGTCACTGATG ACAACACGCAGGAAGTGACCCTGACCAAGAGTGCCAACGGCCTGGGCTTCAGCTTCCTAATGTGCGAGCTGGATCCACCCACGCGGGACTTTGGCAGCCTTGTCCGAATAAAGCAGCTTTTCCCCGGCCAGCCGGCTCAGCAGAGCGGCAGGATCCAGGAGGGAGATGTCTTGTTGGCCATCAACGGCCAGTCACTCAAGGAGCTGTCGTATCCA AAGGTGCTAAGGCTGTTCAAGACTTCCCCACCTGAAGTTCGACTGACTCTTTATCGCCCTGCTCccg GGATCCTTCCTTCCATCAATCAGTTCACTGGCACGTGA